In Vicinamibacterales bacterium, the following proteins share a genomic window:
- a CDS encoding mechanosensitive ion channel family protein produces the protein MEIHPLLQSAVATLIAVGWKVAGALVLWLVGRWLIAFAVRLLSRALAAQQLDATLSRYFQTGLSVLLNIALVVALLGFFGVETTTFAALLAAGGVAIGVAWGGLLANFAAGAFLIFLRPFKVGDFVSAAGVTGTVESIGLFGTTFNTPDNVLTIVGNNKIFSETIQNFSANPYRRVDLTATISNSVDHGAAMRLLAERVARIPNVLGKPAPQVDVLQFTAAGPLLCVRPCCRNEDYWQVYFDTNRTIREAFGEAGFPAAMPSYSVTGLPPGAPNPSAR, from the coding sequence ATGGAGATCCATCCGCTCCTGCAAAGCGCAGTCGCCACGCTGATCGCCGTCGGCTGGAAGGTGGCTGGCGCGCTGGTGCTCTGGCTGGTCGGCCGCTGGCTGATCGCCTTCGCCGTCAGGCTGCTGAGCCGCGCCCTGGCTGCCCAGCAGCTGGACGCGACCCTCTCCCGCTACTTCCAGACCGGCCTCTCGGTGCTGCTGAACATCGCGCTGGTCGTCGCGCTGCTCGGCTTCTTTGGAGTCGAGACCACGACGTTTGCGGCGCTGCTCGCCGCCGGCGGCGTCGCGATCGGCGTCGCCTGGGGCGGGCTCCTCGCCAACTTCGCCGCCGGGGCGTTCCTGATCTTCCTGCGGCCCTTCAAGGTCGGAGACTTCGTCTCGGCGGCCGGCGTGACTGGAACCGTCGAGAGCATCGGCCTCTTCGGCACGACGTTCAACACGCCGGACAACGTCCTGACGATCGTCGGCAACAACAAGATCTTTTCCGAGACGATCCAGAATTTCTCGGCGAATCCGTACCGGCGCGTCGATCTCACGGCCACCATCAGCAACAGCGTCGACCATGGCGCCGCGATGCGCCTGCTCGCCGAGCGCGTCGCCCGGATCCCCAACGTCCTTGGCAAACCGGCGCCGCAGGTCGACGTACTGCAGTTCACCGCCGCCGGTCCGCTCCTGTGCGTGCGGCCGTGCTGCCGCAACGAAGACTACTGGCAGGTCTACTTCGACACGAACCGGACCATCAGGGAGGCGTTCGGCGAGGCCGGCTTCCCGGCGGCCATGCCATCCTACTCGGTCACCGGCCTGCCACCCGGCGCGCCGAACCCATCTGCGAGATAG
- a CDS encoding PhnD/SsuA/transferrin family substrate-binding protein encodes MAGALKVGAVMYDPKVSVIWEIIRDFFDAQGEPIDVAFYSTYEDQNDGLLSGAIDIAWNSPLAWLDARRRSAKGCRAIAMRDTDRDRRSYFVARRDGPVQGLADLKGQTLATGAIDSPQATLIPLNRLRREGLTPGVDVTVRRFDVLVGKHGDHVGGERDALACLTRGDAAACAMLDLNWDGWIADGTIDANALRIVGETDRFDHCVFTVREALDRSAEQAWLGALFAMRYDNPAHREMMNLEGLKAWLPGRTTGFGPLTAAVESERFFPPASV; translated from the coding sequence ATGGCCGGCGCGCTGAAAGTCGGGGCGGTGATGTACGACCCCAAGGTGTCGGTCATCTGGGAGATCATCCGCGACTTCTTCGACGCGCAGGGCGAGCCGATCGACGTCGCGTTTTACTCGACCTACGAGGACCAGAACGACGGGCTGCTGTCGGGCGCGATCGACATCGCCTGGAACTCGCCGCTCGCGTGGCTCGACGCGCGGCGACGTTCCGCCAAGGGCTGCCGCGCCATCGCGATGCGCGACACGGATCGCGATCGCCGCTCCTATTTCGTGGCGCGGCGCGATGGCCCGGTGCAGGGGCTCGCCGACCTGAAGGGCCAGACGCTGGCCACCGGCGCGATCGACTCGCCGCAGGCGACGCTCATACCGCTCAACCGCCTGCGCCGCGAAGGACTGACACCTGGAGTCGACGTGACCGTCCGGCGGTTCGACGTGCTGGTCGGCAAGCACGGCGATCACGTCGGCGGCGAGCGCGACGCGCTGGCCTGCCTCACGCGCGGTGACGCCGCGGCGTGCGCCATGCTTGACCTGAACTGGGATGGCTGGATCGCGGACGGCACGATCGACGCGAACGCCCTCCGCATCGTCGGCGAAACGGACCGCTTCGACCATTGCGTCTTCACGGTCCGCGAGGCGCTCGACCGGTCGGCGGAGCAGGCGTGGCTCGGCGCGCTCTTCGCGATGCGCTACGACAACCCGGCGCATCGCGAGATGATGAACCTCGAAGGCCTCAAGGCGTGGCTGCCGGGACGGACGACGGGGTTCGGTCCGCTGACGGCCGCGGTCGAGTCGGAGCGATTCTTCCCCCCGGCGTCTGTGTGA
- a CDS encoding cold shock domain-containing protein: protein MATTMNGTIKRLTDKGFGFIAASDGSEYFFHQSACADARFDELREGQAVTFERGQGPKGPRAENVRLAS, encoded by the coding sequence ATGGCGACGACAATGAACGGCACGATCAAGCGGTTGACCGACAAGGGATTTGGCTTTATCGCGGCCAGCGACGGAAGCGAATACTTCTTTCATCAGTCCGCCTGCGCCGACGCGCGCTTCGACGAGCTTCGCGAGGGACAGGCGGTGACGTTCGAGCGCGGACAAGGGCCGAAGGGGCCGCGCGCCGAGAACGTGCGCCTCGCCTCGTAG
- a CDS encoding ATP-binding protein: MPTGDDFVRRHLAQIVDSSDDAIVSKDLNGIIQSWNAAAERMFGYTASEAIGQSIRMIIPPELQAEEDMVLARVRTRQGVDHFETRRRRKDGTDILVSLTVSPISDEAGVVVGASKIARDITERTSLLAMAAQQAIIAKTLGDVGTLIASSLDQPIVVRKVMEAATSLTTAEFGAFFYNVRDPQSGEVYMRSTLSGAPKEAFAAIPPPRQAEIFAPILHGEGPVRLSDATIDPRFEHNPPFFGMPEGHLPVRSYLAVPVTNAAGELLGGLFFGDSTPGVFTEEHEQLATGIAGWASLALENARLYTAARDADRLKDEFLAVLSHELRTPLNAVVGYARLLQGNVLSGDKAARGMETLERNALALMQIVDDVLDVSRIISGKIRLDVQPVELPLLIHNAVATVKPAADAKRVRIETIVDPRVGPVSGDPDRLQQVVWNLLTNAVKFTPKTGRIQIRLERVNSHVEIVVSDTGTGIRREFLPHVFERFRQADASTTRKTGGLGLGLSIVGHIVELHGGSVEALSDGEGKGATFRVRLPLMIVHTETGRERREHPITERRGPLPKLGSLRGVRIVAIDDEEDTLGLLRVVLEAAGAEVLTFSSALAGLEHLAGLHPDALVVDVGMPEIDGYEFISRLRRSPDVTVRDVPAAALTAFARAADRTKALESGFEMHLAKPVDPAELVASMATLVRRGAARRDVDGAR, encoded by the coding sequence ATGCCCACCGGAGACGATTTTGTTCGCCGCCATCTTGCCCAGATCGTCGACTCTTCAGACGACGCCATCGTCAGCAAGGACCTGAACGGCATCATCCAGTCCTGGAACGCGGCGGCCGAACGCATGTTCGGCTACACCGCCAGCGAGGCCATCGGCCAATCGATCCGTATGATCATTCCGCCGGAGCTGCAGGCCGAGGAAGACATGGTGCTGGCGCGCGTTCGAACGCGCCAGGGCGTGGATCACTTCGAGACCAGGCGGCGCCGGAAGGACGGTACCGACATCCTGGTATCGCTGACCGTGTCGCCGATCTCGGACGAGGCCGGCGTCGTTGTCGGCGCATCGAAGATCGCGCGAGACATCACCGAACGGACCAGCCTGCTGGCGATGGCGGCGCAGCAAGCAATCATTGCCAAGACGCTGGGCGACGTCGGCACGCTGATCGCGTCCTCACTCGATCAGCCCATCGTCGTCCGGAAGGTGATGGAGGCGGCGACCAGCCTCACCACGGCCGAGTTTGGCGCGTTCTTCTATAACGTGCGCGATCCGCAGTCCGGTGAGGTCTACATGCGGTCCACGCTGTCGGGGGCGCCCAAGGAGGCATTCGCCGCGATTCCACCTCCACGTCAGGCGGAGATCTTCGCGCCGATCCTTCATGGCGAGGGGCCGGTCCGCCTGTCCGACGCCACAATCGATCCGCGATTTGAACACAATCCCCCCTTCTTCGGTATGCCGGAAGGACATCTGCCCGTCCGGAGCTATTTGGCAGTGCCGGTGACGAATGCCGCCGGAGAGTTGCTTGGAGGGCTGTTCTTCGGCGATTCCACCCCTGGCGTGTTCACCGAGGAGCACGAACAGCTGGCCACCGGCATCGCCGGGTGGGCCTCGCTTGCCCTCGAGAACGCGCGGCTGTATACGGCGGCACGCGATGCCGACCGGCTGAAGGACGAGTTCCTCGCGGTGCTCTCCCACGAGCTGCGAACGCCGCTGAACGCCGTCGTCGGTTACGCGCGGCTGCTGCAGGGCAATGTCCTGAGCGGGGACAAGGCGGCGCGAGGAATGGAAACGCTCGAGCGCAATGCCCTGGCGTTGATGCAGATCGTGGACGACGTGCTGGACGTCTCCCGCATCATCTCCGGCAAGATCCGATTGGACGTGCAGCCTGTCGAACTGCCGCTGCTCATTCACAACGCCGTGGCGACGGTGAAGCCGGCCGCCGACGCCAAGCGGGTGCGGATCGAGACGATCGTCGATCCCCGGGTCGGGCCGGTGTCCGGCGACCCCGACCGTCTGCAGCAGGTCGTGTGGAATCTCCTCACCAACGCCGTGAAGTTCACGCCGAAGACGGGGCGCATCCAGATCCGCCTCGAACGTGTGAACTCGCACGTCGAGATTGTCGTCAGCGACACCGGCACCGGCATTCGTCGGGAGTTCCTGCCGCACGTGTTCGAACGGTTTCGACAGGCGGATGCCAGCACGACGCGAAAGACCGGCGGCCTCGGGCTCGGGCTCTCGATCGTCGGGCACATCGTCGAACTGCACGGCGGCTCGGTGGAGGCGCTCAGCGACGGTGAAGGCAAGGGCGCAACCTTTCGCGTCCGTTTGCCGCTGATGATCGTCCACACGGAGACCGGGCGCGAGCGTCGCGAACATCCCATCACCGAACGGCGCGGACCGCTGCCGAAACTCGGAAGTCTTCGTGGCGTCCGCATCGTGGCGATCGACGATGAAGAGGACACGCTCGGGCTCCTGCGGGTCGTCCTGGAGGCGGCTGGCGCCGAGGTTCTCACCTTTTCGTCGGCGTTGGCCGGGCTCGAACATCTCGCCGGGCTGCATCCCGATGCGCTGGTGGTCGATGTGGGCATGCCGGAGATTGACGGCTATGAATTCATCTCGCGGCTTCGCCGCTCGCCAGACGTCACGGTCCGGGACGTTCCCGCCGCGGCGTTGACCGCGTTCGCGCGCGCGGCGGACCGCACCAAGGCCCTGGAGAGCGGCTTCGAGATGCATCTCGCCAAACCCGTCGATCCCGCGGAACTCGTCGCGTCGATGGCGACGCTCGTCCGGCGTGGGGCGGCCCGGCGCGACGTTGACGGTGCCCGCTGA
- a CDS encoding DEAD/DEAH box helicase, with product MPFSKLGLTPSLCLPLARLGYELPTPIQIQAIPAILTGTDLLARAQTGTGKTAAFGLPMIDRLVNGRGGVRGRRPRGLVLVPTRELAAQVHKSLVTYGAPAQLRVTVVFGGVGMAPQIQSLRRGADIVVATPGRLMDHMQRRTVDLSAIEILTVDEADRMLDLGFLPALRRVIAALPASRQTLCFSATLSDEVVGLASEFTRGAIRVDVSDGQPVASTVTHHLHTVAHDQKRAVLTHVLRQDAAGPALVFCRTKRGSDRVGEHLGRAGIKTAVIHGNKSQGARTRALDDFKSGRVDVLVATDVAARGLDIVQLPLVINYDLPLVAEDYIHRVGRTGRAGRSGRAVSLVSTADARLLRDIQKLLPSPLEQVALQGFEAGPADPSIPKPGRSRTWSRDGRVPGPRRHAGRTPRHGGDRRTRAPFNG from the coding sequence ATGCCGTTCTCGAAACTGGGGTTGACGCCCTCGCTCTGCCTGCCCTTGGCGCGCCTCGGCTACGAACTGCCCACGCCCATCCAGATCCAGGCCATTCCCGCCATCCTGACCGGCACCGATCTGCTGGCGCGTGCGCAGACCGGCACCGGCAAAACGGCCGCGTTCGGGCTGCCGATGATCGACCGCCTCGTCAACGGGCGCGGCGGCGTCAGGGGGCGGCGCCCACGAGGACTCGTCCTGGTGCCCACGCGTGAGCTGGCGGCGCAGGTCCATAAATCGCTGGTGACCTACGGCGCACCCGCGCAGCTCCGGGTGACGGTCGTCTTCGGCGGCGTCGGCATGGCGCCGCAGATCCAGTCACTGAGGCGCGGCGCCGATATCGTCGTCGCCACGCCGGGCCGGCTGATGGACCACATGCAGCGGCGCACGGTCGATCTGTCCGCGATTGAGATCCTGACGGTGGACGAGGCCGACCGCATGCTGGACCTGGGCTTTCTGCCCGCCTTGCGTCGCGTGATCGCCGCGTTGCCGGCGTCGCGCCAGACGCTGTGTTTCTCCGCGACGCTCTCCGACGAGGTCGTGGGCCTGGCGTCCGAATTCACCCGCGGCGCCATCCGCGTCGACGTCTCGGACGGGCAGCCGGTCGCTTCCACCGTGACGCACCATCTGCACACCGTCGCCCACGATCAGAAGCGCGCCGTGCTCACGCACGTGCTCAGGCAGGACGCCGCCGGGCCGGCGCTCGTCTTCTGCAGGACCAAGCGCGGATCGGATCGCGTCGGCGAGCACCTCGGGCGCGCCGGCATCAAGACGGCGGTCATCCACGGCAACAAGAGCCAGGGCGCGCGCACGCGAGCCCTCGACGACTTCAAGTCGGGCCGTGTCGACGTGCTCGTGGCCACCGACGTCGCGGCGCGCGGCCTCGACATCGTGCAGCTGCCGCTGGTCATCAACTACGACCTGCCTCTGGTGGCGGAAGACTACATCCACCGTGTGGGCCGCACCGGCCGCGCCGGACGGAGCGGGCGCGCCGTCTCGCTCGTCTCGACCGCGGATGCGCGGCTGCTGCGTGACATTCAGAAGCTGTTGCCGTCGCCGCTCGAGCAGGTCGCCCTCCAGGGCTTCGAAGCCGGGCCTGCCGATCCGTCGATCCCCAAACCGGGTCGAAGCCGCACCTGGTCGCGCGACGGCCGCGTACCCGGACCCCGACGACACGCCGGCCGGACGCCACGTCACGGCGGCGATCGGCGTACGCGCGCTCCGTTCAACGGCTGA
- a CDS encoding L-serine ammonia-lyase, iron-sulfur-dependent, subunit alpha, which translates to TMTVKLLAGDKVLLEQEYYSVGGGFIEWKGYTPPKKNAPKYPFATMKELRGHADANKTTIAKIMLANEMSISGKSEEDVNTFIDKIINAMVATVKSGLSMPEDDVLPGPIKLHSKAATVYKRAMDDKFQADRGIGTLSAFALAASEENGRGHLVITAPTGGSAGVMPALVYGLIEVRKVPRQKIRDGMLAAAAVGYLCKHHATLSAAEGGCQAEIGVASSMAAALTATAYDAESKVVENAAESALEHHLGMTCDPVAGYVQVPCIERCAFGAVKAWTAYAIASNEIASRHRVDFDATVMALAQTAKDMNSKYKETSEAGLALSVVLC; encoded by the coding sequence CACGATGACGGTCAAGCTCCTCGCGGGCGACAAGGTGTTGCTCGAGCAGGAGTACTACTCAGTGGGTGGCGGGTTCATCGAGTGGAAAGGGTATACGCCGCCGAAGAAAAACGCGCCGAAATATCCCTTCGCGACGATGAAAGAGCTGCGGGGCCACGCCGACGCCAACAAGACCACGATCGCCAAGATCATGCTGGCCAACGAGATGTCGATCTCGGGCAAGAGCGAAGAGGACGTGAACACCTTCATCGACAAGATCATCAACGCCATGGTCGCGACGGTGAAGTCCGGGCTGTCGATGCCGGAAGATGACGTGCTGCCGGGTCCGATCAAACTGCACAGCAAGGCCGCCACGGTGTACAAGCGCGCCATGGACGACAAGTTTCAAGCGGATCGCGGCATCGGCACGCTCTCGGCGTTTGCGCTGGCGGCGTCTGAAGAAAACGGGCGCGGCCACCTCGTGATCACGGCGCCGACCGGCGGTTCCGCCGGCGTGATGCCGGCGCTGGTCTATGGACTCATCGAGGTCCGAAAGGTCCCGCGGCAGAAGATCCGTGATGGCATGCTCGCGGCCGCGGCCGTCGGTTATCTTTGCAAGCACCATGCGACGCTGTCTGCGGCCGAGGGCGGCTGCCAGGCGGAAATCGGCGTCGCCTCGTCGATGGCTGCGGCACTGACCGCTACCGCGTACGATGCCGAATCGAAAGTGGTCGAGAATGCCGCCGAATCGGCGCTCGAGCATCACCTGGGCATGACCTGCGATCCGGTCGCCGGTTACGTGCAGGTGCCGTGCATCGAGCGGTGTGCGTTCGGCGCGGTCAAGGCGTGGACCGCCTACGCGATCGCCAGCAATGAAATCGCGTCCAGGCACCGCGTCGACTTTGATGCGACTGTGATGGCGCTGGCGCAAACCGCCAAGGACATGAACAGTAAATACAAGGAGACCAGCGAAGCCGGCCTCGCCCTCTCTGTCGTGCTCTGCTAA
- a CDS encoding cobalamin-independent methionine synthase II family protein, protein MSLPLFPVTTVGSWPRPASVVEAMRAHRHRRIDRAERDRVADRAVTEWLRVQETLGCDIVTDGELRRDNFYSFVAEKLSGVQLMTLAEMLEVVEDKAGFEQLLQTLDVPAYSISGPVCTGQIARRETLALDDLRFARRHTALPIKVTLPGPYLLTRAMYVPEVTREFYADKEALATAVVALLRAELGELRSAGVEFVQFDEPVLTEVAFAPGRTRTFMCAALAARKDPAEELEFAVSLINGVVAGIDDVRLGLHVCRGNWSRDERTLLSGSYQALRPYLDRLQVRQLVLEYATDRAGGLVAFENKELGLGVVNPRTDVVETPAEIRSAVELALRVYPAERLFLNPDCGFGTFSNRPMNTPEIASAKITAMAAAARDLRSGR, encoded by the coding sequence GTGAGCCTGCCGCTCTTTCCGGTCACCACCGTCGGCAGCTGGCCGCGCCCGGCGAGCGTCGTCGAGGCGATGCGCGCGCATCGGCACCGCCGGATCGACCGTGCCGAGCGCGACCGCGTCGCCGACCGCGCGGTGACCGAGTGGCTGCGCGTGCAGGAGACGCTCGGCTGCGACATCGTCACCGACGGCGAACTGCGGCGCGACAACTTCTACTCGTTCGTCGCCGAGAAGCTGTCGGGCGTCCAGTTGATGACGCTCGCCGAGATGCTGGAAGTCGTCGAGGACAAGGCCGGCTTCGAGCAATTGCTGCAGACGCTCGACGTGCCGGCTTATTCGATTAGCGGCCCCGTCTGCACCGGACAGATCGCGCGGCGTGAGACGCTGGCGCTGGATGACTTGCGGTTCGCGCGCCGCCACACCGCTCTGCCGATCAAGGTCACGCTGCCCGGACCGTATCTGTTGACGCGCGCGATGTACGTGCCGGAGGTGACGCGGGAGTTCTACGCTGACAAGGAGGCGCTCGCGACGGCCGTCGTCGCGCTGCTTCGCGCCGAGCTCGGCGAGCTGCGATCGGCCGGCGTCGAGTTCGTGCAGTTCGACGAGCCCGTGTTGACCGAGGTGGCATTCGCGCCAGGCCGCACCCGTACCTTCATGTGCGCGGCGCTCGCGGCGCGGAAGGATCCGGCCGAGGAGCTCGAGTTCGCCGTCTCGCTGATCAACGGGGTCGTGGCGGGAATCGACGACGTGCGGCTCGGGCTGCACGTCTGCCGCGGCAACTGGAGCCGCGACGAACGGACGCTGCTGAGCGGCAGCTATCAGGCGCTCCGCCCCTATCTCGACCGGCTGCAGGTCAGACAGCTCGTGCTCGAATACGCCACCGACCGCGCCGGCGGGCTGGTCGCCTTCGAAAACAAGGAGCTCGGCCTCGGCGTGGTCAACCCGAGGACCGATGTGGTGGAGACACCGGCAGAGATTCGAAGCGCCGTGGAACTGGCGCTTCGGGTCTATCCGGCCGAACGTCTGTTCCTGAATCCAGACTGCGGGTTCGGCACTTTCTCGAACCGTCCGATGAACACGCCCGAGATCGCTTCCGCCAAGATCACGGCGATGGCGGCAGCTGCCCGGGACCTGCGTTCAGGTCGGTGA
- a CDS encoding acyl-CoA dehydrogenase family protein produces MYRLNEEQQQIATTAAAVADRDLAPRAASVDREAAFPKDSIAALGASGLLGLTVPKAQGGLGQGPRTAAAVIDALAQRCPSTAMVYLMHLCGVACYAAAPDKTAPLLEAAAAGRHLSTLAFSEKGSRSHFWAPVSRASATGDGAVRISAQKSFVTSAGHADGYVVSTLASDATTPLESSIYLLLNGDAGMTVAGVWSGLGLRGNASAPMALDNVSAGADRALTRNGKGLEMMLATVLPLFQVGSAAVGIGIAEAAVQATIAHVTHTRFEESNSSLADLPTLRAQIAKMRIETDRARAHLGAVLDSLESPGPATQLMVLEAKASGTETAALVTDMAMRTCGGAAFGGAHGIERLFRDARAPIVMAPTSDVAYEFIGRALCGLEVF; encoded by the coding sequence ATGTATCGATTGAACGAAGAGCAGCAGCAGATTGCCACCACCGCCGCGGCGGTCGCCGACCGCGACCTGGCGCCGCGCGCCGCGAGCGTCGACCGCGAAGCGGCGTTCCCGAAGGACTCGATCGCTGCGCTCGGCGCCAGCGGCCTCCTCGGGTTGACCGTCCCGAAGGCGCAGGGCGGACTCGGACAGGGGCCGCGGACCGCCGCCGCGGTCATCGATGCGCTCGCCCAGCGCTGTCCGTCGACCGCGATGGTGTACCTGATGCACCTGTGCGGCGTCGCCTGTTACGCCGCCGCGCCCGACAAGACCGCGCCGCTCCTCGAGGCGGCGGCAGCGGGACGGCATCTTTCGACGCTCGCGTTCAGCGAGAAGGGATCGCGCAGCCACTTCTGGGCGCCAGTGAGCCGGGCCAGCGCGACCGGCGACGGAGCCGTGCGGATTAGCGCACAGAAGTCGTTCGTCACCTCGGCCGGCCACGCCGACGGCTACGTCGTCTCGACGCTGGCAAGCGATGCGACCACGCCGCTCGAGAGCTCGATCTACCTTCTTCTCAATGGCGACGCCGGCATGACGGTCGCGGGCGTATGGAGTGGACTCGGACTGCGGGGCAACGCCAGCGCGCCGATGGCGCTCGACAACGTGTCGGCCGGCGCCGACCGCGCCCTCACGCGTAACGGTAAGGGGCTGGAGATGATGCTCGCCACCGTGCTGCCGCTCTTCCAGGTCGGATCGGCGGCTGTCGGGATCGGCATCGCCGAAGCGGCCGTACAGGCGACGATCGCCCACGTCACGCACACGCGGTTCGAGGAATCGAACAGTTCGCTCGCCGACCTGCCGACGCTGCGCGCGCAGATCGCGAAAATGCGGATCGAGACCGATCGGGCAAGGGCGCACCTGGGCGCCGTCCTCGACTCGCTGGAATCGCCGGGACCGGCGACGCAGTTGATGGTGCTCGAGGCCAAGGCGTCGGGTACCGAGACGGCGGCGCTGGTCACCGACATGGCGATGCGGACGTGCGGCGGCGCGGCGTTCGGCGGCGCGCACGGCATCGAACGACTGTTCCGGGACGCACGTGCGCCGATCGTGATGGCGCCGACCAGCGACGTCGCCTACGAGTTCATCGGTCGCGCGCTATGCGGCCTGGAGGTCTTCTGA
- a CDS encoding radical SAM protein yields MPRVHLINPSKQSFGVAVITPRWLYVLAAATGKSWGDPCIVDETLETLDMTTVDSGDVVGIGIHTGNARRGYEIGRELRERGAWVVYGGIHATLFPDEAFERGSAHAVVRGDGDVIWSRVVEECLAGHPQRVYEGGRIAGDQFVPARWDLLPNGRYMWASVQTVRGCPKHCSFCSVWRTDGQEPRQRSADLVVREIVELRRLGFRFIALADDNFYPVAFSDLAQARRRADGTRLAELEALRAERFELMAKLAELPDDLVFYTQITMEAAEDPEFLKAMRRAKIRGALVGVESVTSAGLKDVYKGFNLSGEELVARLQAFRRHDLHVLGSFIFGLPSDTNDTFDATVALAERANLTFAQFVLLTPFPGTVDFDKWVSDESRRGTLVEGVPLTQHWLIPENKRPRLYTPHPTMSLEQIRVGTQGAWDRFYSWRQVWARSRVVESMRGRVAFMLISKLYRQMYANTGIATDSARVQRSARWARWLGYACRRMFIGKPMPDLKFPGEQLEPNFK; encoded by the coding sequence ATGCCGCGGGTCCATCTCATCAATCCAAGCAAGCAATCGTTCGGTGTAGCCGTCATCACGCCTCGCTGGCTGTACGTCCTCGCCGCCGCCACCGGAAAAAGCTGGGGCGATCCCTGCATCGTCGACGAGACCCTCGAAACGCTGGATATGACCACCGTCGACTCGGGCGATGTGGTGGGCATCGGGATCCACACGGGCAATGCGCGCCGCGGCTACGAGATCGGCCGCGAGTTGCGCGAGCGCGGGGCCTGGGTGGTGTACGGAGGCATCCACGCGACGCTGTTCCCGGATGAGGCGTTCGAGCGCGGTTCGGCACACGCCGTCGTGCGCGGCGACGGCGATGTCATCTGGTCGCGGGTCGTCGAAGAGTGCCTCGCCGGACACCCGCAACGGGTGTACGAGGGAGGCCGCATCGCCGGCGATCAGTTCGTGCCGGCGCGCTGGGATCTGCTGCCGAATGGGCGCTACATGTGGGCGTCGGTGCAAACCGTTCGCGGATGCCCGAAGCACTGCTCGTTCTGTTCGGTCTGGCGCACCGACGGCCAGGAGCCCCGCCAGCGCAGCGCCGATCTCGTGGTTCGCGAGATCGTCGAGTTGCGCCGTCTGGGCTTCCGCTTCATCGCGCTCGCCGACGACAACTTCTACCCGGTGGCGTTCAGCGATCTGGCACAAGCCAGGCGGCGCGCCGATGGCACACGGCTGGCCGAGCTGGAGGCCCTCCGCGCCGAGCGCTTCGAGCTGATGGCCAAGCTCGCCGAACTGCCGGACGATCTCGTCTTCTACACGCAGATCACGATGGAAGCGGCCGAGGACCCGGAGTTCCTGAAGGCCATGCGCCGCGCGAAGATCAGGGGCGCGCTCGTCGGCGTCGAATCGGTCACCAGCGCCGGCCTGAAGGACGTCTACAAGGGATTCAACCTGTCGGGTGAGGAGCTGGTGGCGCGCCTGCAGGCGTTCCGTCGCCACGATCTCCACGTCCTCGGCTCGTTCATTTTCGGGCTGCCGAGCGATACGAACGACACCTTCGACGCGACGGTCGCGCTCGCCGAGCGGGCCAATCTCACGTTCGCGCAATTCGTCCTGCTCACGCCGTTTCCCGGCACCGTCGACTTCGACAAGTGGGTGAGCGACGAAAGCCGTCGCGGGACGCTCGTCGAAGGCGTGCCGCTCACCCAGCACTGGCTGATTCCCGAGAACAAACGGCCGCGGCTCTACACGCCGCATCCGACGATGTCGCTCGAGCAGATCAGGGTCGGCACCCAGGGCGCGTGGGATCGGTTCTACAGCTGGCGGCAGGTGTGGGCGCGCTCGCGCGTCGTCGAATCGATGCGCGGTCGAGTCGCGTTCATGCTGATTTCGAAGCTCTATCGACAGATGTACGCGAATACCGGGATCGCGACCGACAGCGCCCGCGTACAGCGATCCGCGCGGTGGGCGCGGTGGCTCGGCTACGCCTGCCGCCGCATGTTTATCGGCAAGCCCATGCCGGATCTCAAGTTTCCCGGCGAGCAGCTCGAGCCAAATTTCAAATAA